Proteins co-encoded in one Diaminobutyricimonas sp. LJ205 genomic window:
- a CDS encoding pilus assembly protein TadG-related protein → MIRDERGSTLPLIIFYAVLALILVLLVTAATALYLERKRLFTLADGAALAGAEAFPLTDLAEGRPQLQGPDVAAAVSGFLASAPSDLTGLAVENADSPDGVSARVTLSSYWRPPVLTVFVPDGLRIEVTATARSVFG, encoded by the coding sequence ATGATCCGCGACGAGCGAGGCTCCACCCTGCCGCTGATCATCTTCTACGCGGTGCTCGCGCTGATCCTGGTGCTGCTGGTGACCGCAGCGACCGCCCTGTACCTGGAACGCAAACGCCTGTTCACCCTGGCCGACGGCGCGGCGCTGGCCGGTGCCGAGGCGTTCCCGCTCACCGACCTGGCCGAGGGCCGACCGCAGCTGCAAGGTCCGGATGTCGCGGCGGCAGTCTCGGGGTTCCTCGCGTCCGCGCCATCCGATCTCACCGGCTTGGCGGTCGAGAATGCGGACAGTCCGGATGGAGTGAGCGCGCGGGTGACGCTGTCGTCCTACTGGCGGCCGCCGGTGCTGACCGTGTTCGTCCCAGACGGCCTGCGCATCGAGGTGACCGCGACCGCCCGTTCGGTGTTCGGGTAA
- a CDS encoding sensor histidine kinase, which yields MQITLKQVEPWIAPIGAGLYLMLWINAEHGRWQLNDLVAHSVVFAGFAIALALVFRLPLLSLALVVAIPALQLIDVLEPPYSTTWPTYFAAGFVALGVGLKCRGVVRYLALPLGAIASLLIALCMTVPTPWSASSWSSWTNQPGAPDIRLRDVMTLGIAAFGLYVAAWAIGVACAEVWRRSQLGQALASTTQRFDETDFELRLAQDRARISRDVHDALAHSLAVIVSQAQGAVALQDARPEVAGRALENIASVGRSALIDVRRLVERIQDDSDVTEPTATIAELDAIVAELRDTGMDVTLRTLGEPRPIDPSQELTVYRLVQESLTNALKHAGPTSEATTVLDWRGPGLAILVTSRGEEPLVEQGDVRGVGVDGMKERARLAGGWLTAEASDDGAFIVSAFIPTRDATAPASEAPTAPAAPGATTATRATDETEELANV from the coding sequence TGGTTGCCCACTCTGTGGTCTTCGCCGGCTTTGCCATTGCCCTTGCACTCGTCTTCCGCCTGCCACTGCTGTCGCTTGCGCTGGTCGTGGCAATCCCCGCGCTGCAGTTGATCGACGTACTTGAGCCGCCCTACTCGACCACGTGGCCAACCTATTTTGCTGCCGGATTCGTCGCCCTCGGCGTCGGTCTCAAGTGTCGGGGTGTTGTCCGCTACCTCGCGTTGCCCCTTGGCGCCATTGCCTCCTTGCTCATCGCACTCTGCATGACCGTTCCCACCCCGTGGTCCGCGAGTAGCTGGTCTTCGTGGACGAACCAACCAGGTGCCCCGGATATTCGTTTGCGCGACGTGATGACGCTCGGCATCGCCGCGTTCGGCCTGTACGTCGCGGCCTGGGCGATCGGAGTGGCCTGCGCCGAGGTCTGGCGACGGTCCCAGCTCGGTCAGGCGCTGGCCTCGACGACCCAGCGCTTCGACGAAACCGACTTCGAGCTGCGCCTGGCCCAGGATCGAGCCCGGATCTCCCGGGATGTCCACGACGCGCTGGCACATTCGCTCGCGGTCATCGTCTCCCAGGCGCAGGGCGCGGTCGCCCTGCAGGACGCCCGCCCGGAAGTGGCCGGCAGAGCGCTGGAGAACATCGCCTCGGTCGGCCGGTCGGCGCTGATCGATGTCAGGCGCCTGGTCGAGCGGATTCAGGATGATTCGGATGTCACCGAACCGACCGCGACCATCGCCGAACTCGATGCGATCGTGGCCGAACTCCGCGACACCGGCATGGACGTGACACTCCGCACGCTTGGTGAACCGCGCCCGATCGACCCGTCCCAGGAGCTGACCGTCTACCGCCTGGTGCAAGAGAGCCTGACCAACGCGCTCAAGCATGCGGGACCGACCAGCGAGGCGACCACCGTGCTGGATTGGCGCGGACCCGGACTCGCCATCCTGGTGACCTCCCGCGGTGAGGAGCCGTTGGTCGAGCAGGGCGACGTGCGCGGCGTGGGTGTAGACGGCATGAAAGAGCGCGCCCGGCTCGCCGGCGGCTGGCTGACTGCCGAGGCATCCGACGATGGCGCGTTCATCGTCAGCGCCTTCATCCCCACGCGCGACGCCACCGCGCCCGCATCCGAAGCACCGACAGCGCCCGCAGCGCCCGGCGCGACCACCGCGACCCGTGCGACCGACGAAACAGAGGAGCTCGCCAATGTCTGA
- a CDS encoding dihydrofolate reductase family protein has product MGKVAWGFTCSIDGFIAGPGHDMSWMSAAEPLAAGTVERMAGDVAVIISGRAGYDAAKAQQGQRDETTAEAYGGAWSGVEFILTHRPEEIADDPTIVALNCDIVEAIRRAQDLAGDRDVQIISADIARQALEHDLIDELQVFVAPVFLGDGIRIFDVPGGRRVDWELVEIYEDSPRSFGRTYRPKR; this is encoded by the coding sequence ATGGGCAAGGTCGCCTGGGGATTCACATGCTCGATCGACGGTTTCATCGCCGGGCCGGGTCACGACATGAGCTGGATGTCCGCCGCGGAACCGCTGGCCGCGGGCACCGTGGAACGAATGGCTGGAGATGTCGCGGTGATCATCTCCGGGCGGGCCGGTTACGACGCCGCAAAGGCGCAGCAGGGGCAGCGTGACGAGACGACCGCCGAGGCATACGGCGGCGCCTGGTCCGGGGTCGAATTCATCCTGACTCACCGACCGGAAGAGATTGCTGACGACCCGACCATCGTCGCGCTGAACTGCGACATCGTGGAGGCAATCCGTCGCGCTCAGGATCTTGCTGGGGACAGGGACGTGCAGATCATCAGCGCTGACATCGCCCGACAGGCGCTCGAACATGACCTGATCGACGAACTGCAGGTCTTCGTCGCCCCGGTGTTCCTCGGCGACGGGATCCGCATCTTCGATGTCCCCGGCGGGCGACGGGTCGACTGGGAGTTGGTTGAGATCTACGAGGACAGTCCACGTAGCTTCGGGCGGACCTACCGCCCGAAACGATGA
- a CDS encoding dihydrofolate reductase family protein — MGITQYYVASSIDGFIADEADRLDWLLQFGFDLYQARYDEFYAEVGAIVMGSSTYEYLLREGEWGYSLPVWVLTSRELPVAPGADIRFHSGDVGEVAAEAAAGDRNVWLMGGGKVAAQFAERGLLDELLLTVVPVLIGSGKSLLPLTRPTAPVTLTGTTTFENGSIELRYQLAPVV, encoded by the coding sequence ATGGGCATAACGCAGTACTACGTGGCGTCCTCGATCGATGGCTTCATCGCCGATGAAGCTGACCGGCTCGACTGGCTGCTGCAGTTCGGCTTCGACCTGTACCAGGCACGCTACGACGAGTTCTACGCCGAAGTCGGCGCGATCGTCATGGGTTCCTCCACTTACGAGTACCTCCTGCGCGAGGGGGAGTGGGGCTACAGCCTGCCGGTCTGGGTGCTGACGAGTCGGGAGCTGCCCGTGGCGCCCGGCGCGGACATCCGATTCCACTCCGGTGACGTTGGAGAGGTAGCCGCTGAGGCTGCGGCCGGCGACAGGAACGTCTGGCTGATGGGTGGCGGCAAGGTCGCCGCGCAGTTTGCCGAGCGTGGCCTTCTCGACGAGCTGCTGCTGACGGTGGTTCCGGTGCTGATCGGATCCGGGAAGAGCCTCTTGCCGCTGACCCGACCGACCGCACCCGTCACGCTGACCGGCACGACGACGTTCGAGAACGGGTCAATCGAGCTGCGGTATCAGTTGGCTCCGGTCGTCTGA
- a CDS encoding response regulator transcription factor, which produces MSEPMIRVAIVDDQPLFSAGLEMLIEAQADMVCVGTATDGNQAIALSRRVKPDIVLMDLRMPVMNGLDATRALLRDASDQDADVESAPRVIVLTTISRDEVVYRALQAGASAFLTKDATPNRVLTTIREAHAGQLVPDASATLGLIHDFTGSTGEDPEELLRRLTPREREVCLLIASGLSNAEIADATYLSEATVKTHVRAILHKLDLRSRVQVVVFAYENNLVSA; this is translated from the coding sequence ATGTCTGAGCCGATGATCCGCGTCGCGATCGTCGACGACCAGCCGCTGTTCTCGGCGGGCCTCGAAATGCTGATCGAAGCGCAGGCTGACATGGTCTGCGTCGGTACGGCGACCGACGGGAACCAGGCCATCGCGCTCAGCAGACGCGTCAAGCCCGACATTGTGCTGATGGATCTGCGGATGCCGGTGATGAACGGGCTGGATGCCACCCGCGCACTACTTCGGGATGCGTCCGACCAGGATGCCGACGTGGAGTCAGCGCCGCGCGTGATCGTGCTGACCACCATCAGCCGCGACGAGGTGGTCTACCGGGCGCTGCAGGCGGGGGCCAGCGCCTTCCTGACCAAAGACGCGACGCCGAACAGGGTGCTCACCACGATCCGCGAGGCCCACGCCGGGCAACTGGTGCCGGACGCTTCGGCCACTCTGGGCCTCATCCACGATTTCACCGGCAGCACGGGTGAGGATCCGGAGGAGCTCCTCCGCCGGCTCACTCCGCGTGAGCGCGAGGTCTGCTTACTCATCGCCAGCGGGCTGAGCAACGCGGAGATCGCGGATGCCACGTACTTGAGCGAGGCGACCGTGAAGACCCACGTGAGGGCGATCCTGCACAAGCTCGATCTGCGCAGCCGAGTGCAGGTGGTCGTCTTCGCCTACGAGAACAACCTGGTGTCGGCATGA